The window GATGGTTTATCCATGTCCTTTCAAGAGGTAGAGATTTGCCGCGACCCGGAATGCCCTGATTGTGGTCATTTAAAATAATTCAGCCATGCGGAATTTCCTCGCATGGCTTTTTACACGTTTTCTTTTATCTTATGGTGCTTGGCAGCCTTGCCGGTTCCACCCAGTAGATGGCTTGACCAAAATAATCATAGGAGATATAAGGCTCTTTGGACTGCTTTAAATTTTTTGCCTTTATTTGAGCCGCATGAATTTTTTCAAAGACAATGAGTTCATTTAAGAGGAAGCTGGTTATTTTTTTCGTTTGCTTAGCCACCTCAACCAACCCCTTAAGCAATGTGACTAACTTACTTTAGGTGGAATGTATCATAGGACAGAGAGAGGATACAAGAGAAAATACAAAATAATACTAGGAAAAATATTTAAATAATTAAGAATATTTTAATTATTATTTTGGATTACTGGAGCCCTCTTATTTCTTTTTTGTTTCTAGGGAGAGTAAAAAGAAACAAAGTTAACAACAGAAGGCTGTAAAGGGCAAAAAGACCCCACAGAGGGAGGAATTCCATCCAGCCTCCGCCAAAGAGGGGACCCCATAAATAGCCTAGGGAAAAGGCCGTGTTGTAAAGGCCAAAGGCGGCGCCATAACTGGCTTCGCCGGAATCTTTGCTTTGCAGCATGACTGAATCGGCCAGCAAGGGCATGGTGGGGGTTAAGATCAGCCCGAAGGTAATGCCCAACAGGCCCATTACCATGGCTGTGGTGATGAGACTGTTGCTTAGGGAAACCAGCGGAATAACCGCCGCCGTGCCAACAAGACCCCATTGTATCAGCTTTAACCTGCCCCATGAATCGGATAATTTTCCGATGACCGGAGCCGAAGAGACGTGAGATAAAGAAATCAAACCAAACAAAATCCCGACGATACCGGGGGAAATGCCGAATTTGTCCATGAAATAGCCGGGCAGGATGGGATCAATGAAACCAAAGCCGGTGGATCCCAGTAAAATAACGGTTAAAGACACCGGCACACCTTTAAATTGTAAAACTTCCAGCAGGGAATGATCTCTTTTCCGGCTTTTTCCATTGGTTTTATCTGCTGGAAGAACCTTTAGAACAAACAAGCCTACGATTAAAGACAAAATGGTGCCGATCAAAAAGGGCAGCCGGTAACCGCCCAATTCATACAATAGCCCCCCGGCTGCGGGCCCGATAAGAAAACCAAAGCCTGTGGCGGCGCTGATAATGCCCATTTTGGCGCCCCTTTGGTCCGGCGGATAAAGATCTGCCACCAGTGCCGGGCCGGCGGTCCAGGTGGCTCCTGCGGAGAAACCCTGAATCAGCCGGATCAGGATTAAAAGCCAGAGGCTGTTGGCCAGGGTGAAGCCCAGAGTGCTCAGAGAGAGAGTCAGCAGGCCCAAGAGCATGATTTTTTTTCGACCATAGCGGTCCGAAAGCAAGCCCAGGGGGATGGTTCCGGCCAGCAAAGAAGCGGAATAGGCGGCGAAAATAACCCCCAGAGTGAAGGGAGTGGCACCCAGATTTTCGCTGTATACCGGCAAGATGGGAATTATAATGCCGAAAATGAGCGTGTCCAAAAAGGTGGCCACAGCAACCGCAGCCAATATCCACCTGCGGCTATCCATTGTTTTGTACCTCCGGTTCTTTCTTCTGCAGCAGTACTCCCGAAAGAATAACAGCTCCACCAATCATCTGCCAGAGGCTGAGGGATTCGCTTAAAAGGAAAAATCCCAGTACTGCGGTAAAAGCGGGTTCCAGGGTGCTGATAATGGCCGACCGGGAAGGGCCAATCAAGGTTACTCCTTTCAGCAGGGCGGACATGGCCACCACGGTACACACGATGGATAGAAATAAAAGGGCCAGCCAGGCCCTTAGGGGCAGGTTAAAGTTTAACTGGCCCAAAAGCGAGCCAAGGCCCAGAAAGAGGAGGGCACAGGAGCCGGTGAGATAGGTATTAAACACAGGGACCGGAATTTCTTTTAATACCTTGCCGCTGAGCACCAGAAATAATGCGTTGATTAGAGCGGCCAGCAGGGCCAGGGCCACTCCCAAAGGGTGCAGATTTTCCTGAGGATGGCCCAAAATAATCACACAGCCGGTCGAGGTAAGGACCAGAGCCAGCCATTTTTGCCAATGCAGGGGTTCCTTAAGTATAAAATAGGCAAGGATGGCTGTGATGGTGGGGTAAACATACAAGAGAAGAATGGCCATGGCAGCGGGAATATACCGATAGGCATTAAAGAGACTGAGGGCAGTGACAGCCTGGCAGCCAATCCCTAATCCTATTGCCTGAAGAGTATGTTTAAGGGATAATTTTATGCTGGTTCCGGCCGAATGCAGCATCATGGCAAAAAATAAGACAGCCAGAACGTAACGGACTGTTAACGTAGTAAGTACCGTAGCACCGCCCTGATAAGCAATTTTTGCAGCAATAGCTTCGGTGCTTAAAGCGATGGTAGCGATAACGACCAGAAAAATCCCGGCCCATGGTTGGTTTTTTTGAGACATAAAAAGTGAAACTCCTTCAGCATATAGGATGCGGTTAAAATAAATCACTACTATAACTATATCTTCAATTGCCATAAAAGAAAATCCCCGTCCAGATAAAAGGGATTTTTGAGATAAAGAAAAGGCGTTGAACTTTATTGCTCATACGCCTTCTTATTTTAAAACAGGGGTTTTTTGTTAATGGTGATACTTGGGGAGGGATGTCCGGGAAAATTTTTTCGTAAAGGTTTGGCTGAAAAGGGTGCAACCGGTGGTGGATGGGGCTCCGGCTGGGAAGG is drawn from Desulforamulus ruminis DSM 2154 and contains these coding sequences:
- a CDS encoding MFS transporter encodes the protein MDSRRWILAAVAVATFLDTLIFGIIIPILPVYSENLGATPFTLGVIFAAYSASLLAGTIPLGLLSDRYGRKKIMLLGLLTLSLSTLGFTLANSLWLLILIRLIQGFSAGATWTAGPALVADLYPPDQRGAKMGIISAATGFGFLIGPAAGGLLYELGGYRLPFLIGTILSLIVGLFVLKVLPADKTNGKSRKRDHSLLEVLQFKGVPVSLTVILLGSTGFGFIDPILPGYFMDKFGISPGIVGILFGLISLSHVSSAPVIGKLSDSWGRLKLIQWGLVGTAAVIPLVSLSNSLITTAMVMGLLGITFGLILTPTMPLLADSVMLQSKDSGEASYGAAFGLYNTAFSLGYLWGPLFGGGWMEFLPLWGLFALYSLLLLTLFLFTLPRNKKEIRGLQ
- a CDS encoding DMT family transporter — translated: MSQKNQPWAGIFLVVIATIALSTEAIAAKIAYQGGATVLTTLTVRYVLAVLFFAMMLHSAGTSIKLSLKHTLQAIGLGIGCQAVTALSLFNAYRYIPAAMAILLLYVYPTITAILAYFILKEPLHWQKWLALVLTSTGCVIILGHPQENLHPLGVALALLAALINALFLVLSGKVLKEIPVPVFNTYLTGSCALLFLGLGSLLGQLNFNLPLRAWLALLFLSIVCTVVAMSALLKGVTLIGPSRSAIISTLEPAFTAVLGFFLLSESLSLWQMIGGAVILSGVLLQKKEPEVQNNG